One Pseudobacteroides sp. genomic window, AAGAGAATCCCATGAATTGTCGCACCTTATTTCAAATAGGATTCAGCAGGCGATGCAGGGGATTGATAATGTAAATCTCTATTTCGAATGTGCTGAAGAAGTAGTACTGACAAAGGATATTACTGAATCAAGAAGCGAAATTGTTGCCAGCATCTGTGAAACTGTTAGTAAAATAAATGAAGATGTCGATTGTCATGAAATAAAGCTTTATAGCAAGGGAGACAAGATTTCTACCTTTTTGCACTGCGGTGTAATGGGAGATTTTACAGTTGATAAGCTGGAAGTGATATCAAGGACAATAAAAAATGAATTGAGGAAAAATGTGAACCGTTTGGAAAATGTACACATACATTTTGAACCACTTGAGGAGAATAGGTGAAAATAGCATGTTGAAATTTCATGATTGAAAGGAGTAGTCTCTATGCTGGATAAACTTTTTGACGGCAAAAAAATTATTCATAAGGCTCTGGATGCATCATGGAAAAGAAATGAAGCAATTGCTCAAAACATTGCAAATGTTGACACACCGGGATACAAAAGGAAATCCGTATCTTTTGAGGATGAATTGAGAAAGGCGATGGATAGCAAGGACTTCAAAAAAAGTGATGTTGACCAGATTGAAATAAAGGTTGTAGAGGAAAATAAAAATCTAAGCATGAGGCTGGACGGCAATAATGTGGACATCGAAGCCGAAATGGCCGAGCTTGCAAAAAATACAATAAAGTATAATGCACTTGTTCAAATGGCAGGCTTTGATAAGCTAAAGATGGTTATAAAGGAAGGCAAATAACAAATAATCGAGGAGGATTTTATTATGAGTTTTTTTTCAAGATCAAGAAGCAAGGGGCACTACCCCAACAATAATCACGGTGGTGAGTATTATAAAAGACCGCATGGTTCAGGAGGGATACTTGGCAAGATATTTGATGCGTTGACCGGCTCAAAGAGGCATTCAAGGTCATATTCGAACCGTCATGACGGGCATTATTCAGACCACCATGGCCATAATCAGGGAGGATACCATCCTAATCAGAACAATGGCCATTATCCTGACCGTCATCGCCGCAAAAGCTCATGGTCCTAAATCTGTTTAATAAGGACAGGATTTACAGGCAGGGAGAAAAGATTAAAGGGTATGAAATAATAGAAATCCTTGGCGAGGGCAGATTTGGCATTTGTTATCAGGTTTCATGCTGCCAAAAACAGTTTATTTTAAAACAGTTGAAGCCTGGCATGCTAAAAAAATCAAAGGGGAAGGTTCGGTTTGAAGAGGAAATACTGCAAGAATTACATCATGAATCCATTCCTCAGTTCATTGATAAAATCGAGGATGCCCATTTCTATGGGTATGTGCTGGAATTCAAAGAGGGAAGAACCTTTGAGGATATCATCTATCTTGACAAGAAAGCTTTTGAAAAAGATGAGATATACCGGATTGCAGGACAACTGATTGAATTGTTGAAATATCTTCACTCAAAAGGCGTGGTTCACAGGGATATTCGTGTGCCTAATACCCTTTATAACGGTGAAAATGTAAACCTTGTGGATTTTGGACTTGCCCGCTGGATTAATGATAGAAAATACAAAGCAGACATGGATTTCGCCTTTTTAGGTGATTTCCTGCTGCATTTGTATTACTCATCTTTTGATTATGAAAATGGTAAGAAAAGACCCTGGTTTGATGAGCTGGAGCTTTCTGATACTGAACGGCTCTTCCTGAAAAGGCTGATGGGTGTTGAAAAACGCTATTGCAGGATTGAGGAAGTGGAAACGGATTTTTATAAAATTATTGGATGCAAACCATAGAGGTGGTGAATATATGGATATTGAAGATATTCTTTACTATCTGAAACGGAATCGTTTTAGCAAAAAGGCATTAAAGGTGCTCCTTACAGGTTGCCTGTTTATTGTAGCCGTTTTTATAGTTTTGATAATTATCGCAGCAATCCTGGCATTCAAGTACCACACACAGATTTATGACGGATTCATGAGAATTATCAATTTTATATTTGGAGATTCTCCGGATAATGTGATAAGGGGATTTTTCAAACAAATTGCGGATAATTTTTTAAAGAATTTATTTAATGGTGAATAGTAGTCAACAAATGAGGAGGACAAGATGGAATTAATAACACAATTGATTGATTTTGTAATACACATAGACAAGCATTTGGCAGAGCTAATGCAGGATTATGGAGCATGGACATATTTGATACTGTTTCTCATAATTTTCTGTGAGACAGGACTGGTTGTAACACCATTCCTTCCTGGGGATTCGCTTTTGTTTGTAATTGGAGCACTAGGCGCTTCAGGGGTAATGGATTTCAAGCTTGCTTTAATACTTCTTATTATTGCAGCTATAGGCGGAAATACTTTGAATTATTTCATTGGTAAGACAATTGGAAATCGGATTCTTGAAAGTACGAGGTATAAATTTATCAGACGGATTGTGAAGAAGGAATATATTGATAAGGCTCATGCTTTTTATGAGAAGCATGGTGGGAAAGCAATACTCTTATCAAGGTTTCTGCCTATATTAAGAACATTTGCTCCATTTGTGGCTGGAATAGGAAAAATGAATTTTGTAAAGTTTACAATTTATAACGCCGTTGGAGCAATTGCATGGGTATTGATATTCATGTTTGGGGGCTACTTCTTTGGCAATATCCCTGTAGTAAAAAACAATTTTACCTACGTCATATTTGGGATTATTTTTGTATCGCTTCTTCCTGCAATTGTTACTGCTATTAATGCAAAAAGAGAAAAGACAACTGCTACACTACAGGAAGAATAAGGTCGGTTGCATAAAACAAGAATTGTGGGGTGAATGCAGAATGAAGTCTGCGGAACAGTTTTGGAATGTAATTTCTACTTATAATCAGCAGACCATGTGGTTGCAGATACCTATGGTTATAATGCTAATGAGCCTTGTCCTTATGGCTTTGTTTATAGGGAAAGAATGGATGCAAGTCGCATTGAAAGTCAGCCTTTTTGTAGTCTTTTCGTGGGTTGGTATCATATTCTTTTGGGTTTATGACCAAAGTGCTGTTGGACGGTTTTTTGCAGGTCCCTTATATATTCTTGTCGGTGTATTATTTCTTGTAGATTCAATAAAGAAAAATATGGTGTTTGAATTGCATAAGATGAAAATTCCAAGGCTTTTTACGTTATTGTTTATTTTATTGTATGCATTATATCCAGTGTTAAGTTTTGTATTAGGGGGCAGATATCCATCAATTGTGACACTCATAATGCCGTGTCCATTAGTTGTAGTGGCACTAACACTTGTTTGTACAGCAAAAGGAAAAATAAATAAGTTGCTATTATTACTTTTGCTTGTGTGGGCATTTACAGGACTACCTAAATCAATAATGTTTAATGTTTATGAGGATTTAATATTATTTATATCAGGTTTATATGCAGTAGTATATTTGATTAACTCAAAAAGAAAATCCAGATACTTTTGTGAAGGAGGGCGGATTGAATGAGGATTTTGGTAATTGGAACAGGGGTAATTGGAACAACATATGCTTGGCAACTTTCAGGAATAGGTTGTGAATTGACGCATTATGTGCGAAAAGGTAAAAAAGACTTCTATGAAAAAGAAGGAATAGAAATTGAGTGCCTTGATACAAGGCATTCGAAGAGTACTGAAAATAGAGTACACTATATGCCGAAATTCATTGATAATCCAAAACTTTTATCAGAGTATGATTTGATTTTGGTTTCTGTTGGGAGTGATCAACTCGTTCCAGTCTTGGAGCTACTTAAAGAGAATTCTCAGGGAGTAGATGTGTTTTTTCTTCAGAATATAAGACCGGGCGAAGAAAAGTTTATAGAACAGTATTTGAAGCCAACCCAATATTTTTTTGGATATCCTTTCAAAGCAGGCGGAGGCAAAGAAGACAATGTAATAAGATGTGTTATATTTGGCAATTCATTTACCAACACCATGTTAGGGGAAAAAGACGGCAGAAAATCCGAAAGGCTCAATAAAATCTATACTTTGATTAAAACGGCAAAGCTAAATCCTAAAGTGACTACAAAAATTATTCCTTATATCCGTTGCCATTATGTTTGGGCGGCAACTATTCTCGGAGCTTATGCCAAGGCTGGTACATATGAAAAATTGGTATGCAATAAAGAGATTATGAGACAACTATACATAGGAATGAGAGAAGCATTTGAAACCTGTAGGGCAGAAAGTATAAACCCTGCAAGGATTGCTCCTACAAGTTACTATTATTTTCCTTTGTTTTTATTAGTACCTTTTTCACAAAAGCTTTTTGACTCAGAAGATATGAAAAGAATGTTTGAGGGGCATGTGTCTGGTTCTCCAGAGGAAATGGAGACCATGTATTACGATATTTTGGAGGCCGGGGAGAAGTACGGAATAGATATGCCGGTATACAAAAGCTTTAAAGATAGCTTTGACAGATTATTAAATATTTAAGGACTATCCATAAAAGAAGAAGGGAGAATATTAGCCATGATGAAGAATTCTACAAATATTTTAAAGTATAAAAGACTTGCACCGGTATATGATTTGGTTTTTGGGAAAATTCTTGCTTCTGCAAGGATTAAAGTTTTTAAGTCAATTGAATTTAAAAAGGGTAGTAAGGTTTTACTTATGGGAGTTGGCACCGGGGAAGATATCAAGTATATACCAAAGGATTGCATGTGCATAGGCATTGATATTTCAGAGTCCATGCTTGAAAGAGCAAGGAAAAAAGCTGGGCATTTAAATGTGATGTTTCTTAATATGAATGCAGAAAAAGTTGATTTTCAAGATTCTACATTTGATTTTGTTATTCTCAACCTTATACTTAGTGTTGCCGAAAATCCAGATAAAGTATTAAGCGAAGCGAATAGAATTCTTAAGGGAAATGGACAGATTATCGTATTTGATAAATTTTTGAAAAAGGAAGGGAAAATTACAATTATACGTAGACTAGTCAGCAAGATAACTGCCTTCATTGGCACAGACATAAATAGAGAGTTTGAAGTAATGGTGTCTGGGATGCAGCTTAGTATAATAAGAGATGACGCGTTAATGATGGGCGGTAATTATAGAAACATTCTTCTTGAAAAGTCAGTAAATTAATTATATGTAAGTAGGGGCTGTGCTTAAAAAATGAACACGGCCCTACTCTGTTACTGTATAGGTGTACTGAAATTCTGGGACTGCTGTTGTTCGACCACCTGTTTGCCCTTTTCTGTTTGGGTTGCATCCTTGGGGCTGATAATATAAAGTAATTGCTGTAATTCACCAACATGCTTTCTCTCTTCATCAGCAATATGATAAAGAATCTTTTTCACTCTATCATCATTGGTTGCCATTGCATGAGCTTCATAACCAATAATGGCTTCCAGCTCCCCGGCCATATCTACCCGAAGGGCTTGAGCTAATTCTTCATTGGTCAATTGTCTTGGTACGTTTGCTACAAAGGGGTTTCCTAATAGTGCCATAAAAACACATCCTTTTTTATAAAAGTCTCACAGTTATCATTAGCAAAGTACAAATTTATATGCATTAAATTGAGTAACTGAAACAATAAGAACAGCATAGGTTATATTATGTATATCTGTTCTTTTTTATTTGAACGAATAAATTTTCAATTGAACTAATAGATTTGTAGGAGTGGGTTTTATGAATTGCTATGATAACGCTATATGCGAGAGGATAAAAACAATTACCGCTGAAGCGGAGAACTATATCAATTTAATATATGCAGCTCCCTGTATATACACCAGAAATATGCTTCTGTACCAACTCAGGGCAAAAATGAACGAGATTGATTTTTTAAGTGGCATGATATGCTGCCAGATGAACCAGATGCAGGTAAGCTCTTCAGCGTTGCCACAACAGAACCAGCAGAACCAAAGAGACCTTACACTTCAGGAACTGTCGAAGTTTAACGGGAAAGATGGAAATCCTGCTTATGTGGCAGTAAACGGAACAGTATATGATGTCACAAAGAATGCTGCCTGGGCTGCTGCATCACACTTTGGCCTTACGGCGGGAAAAGACTTAACAAGTGAATTTGCCTCATGCCATGCAGGACAGACCATATTAAACAAATTAAAAGTAGTAGGGAAGTTGATTTGATGAATACAACACAGACTTGTCCGGAGTATGCTGTCCGTCTTCAGACAGCATCGGATTTATTTAATAAAGTTGAAGGTGAAATCAGGAATGGTACCTTGGTTAAGAAGAATCTGGTTTGGCTCGAATTAACAGGTTGTTCAGGCAATATCATTT contains:
- a CDS encoding DedA family protein — its product is MELITQLIDFVIHIDKHLAELMQDYGAWTYLILFLIIFCETGLVVTPFLPGDSLLFVIGALGASGVMDFKLALILLIIAAIGGNTLNYFIGKTIGNRILESTRYKFIRRIVKKEYIDKAHAFYEKHGGKAILLSRFLPILRTFAPFVAGIGKMNFVKFTIYNAVGAIAWVLIFMFGGYFFGNIPVVKNNFTYVIFGIIFVSLLPAIVTAINAKREKTTATLQEE
- the flgB gene encoding flagellar basal body rod protein FlgB produces the protein MLDKLFDGKKIIHKALDASWKRNEAIAQNIANVDTPGYKRKSVSFEDELRKAMDSKDFKKSDVDQIEIKVVEENKNLSMRLDGNNVDIEAEMAELAKNTIKYNALVQMAGFDKLKMVIKEGK
- a CDS encoding ketopantoate reductase family protein codes for the protein MRILVIGTGVIGTTYAWQLSGIGCELTHYVRKGKKDFYEKEGIEIECLDTRHSKSTENRVHYMPKFIDNPKLLSEYDLILVSVGSDQLVPVLELLKENSQGVDVFFLQNIRPGEEKFIEQYLKPTQYFFGYPFKAGGGKEDNVIRCVIFGNSFTNTMLGEKDGRKSERLNKIYTLIKTAKLNPKVTTKIIPYIRCHYVWAATILGAYAKAGTYEKLVCNKEIMRQLYIGMREAFETCRAESINPARIAPTSYYYFPLFLLVPFSQKLFDSEDMKRMFEGHVSGSPEEMETMYYDILEAGEKYGIDMPVYKSFKDSFDRLLNI
- a CDS encoding cytochrome b5 domain-containing protein translates to MNCYDNAICERIKTITAEAENYINLIYAAPCIYTRNMLLYQLRAKMNEIDFLSGMICCQMNQMQVSSSALPQQNQQNQRDLTLQELSKFNGKDGNPAYVAVNGTVYDVTKNAAWAAASHFGLTAGKDLTSEFASCHAGQTILNKLKVVGKLI
- a CDS encoding DUF6064 family protein, whose product is MKSAEQFWNVISTYNQQTMWLQIPMVIMLMSLVLMALFIGKEWMQVALKVSLFVVFSWVGIIFFWVYDQSAVGRFFAGPLYILVGVLFLVDSIKKNMVFELHKMKIPRLFTLLFILLYALYPVLSFVLGGRYPSIVTLIMPCPLVVVALTLVCTAKGKINKLLLLLLLVWAFTGLPKSIMFNVYEDLILFISGLYAVVYLINSKRKSRYFCEGGRIE
- a CDS encoding class I SAM-dependent methyltransferase yields the protein MMKNSTNILKYKRLAPVYDLVFGKILASARIKVFKSIEFKKGSKVLLMGVGTGEDIKYIPKDCMCIGIDISESMLERARKKAGHLNVMFLNMNAEKVDFQDSTFDFVILNLILSVAENPDKVLSEANRILKGNGQIIVFDKFLKKEGKITIIRRLVSKITAFIGTDINREFEVMVSGMQLSIIRDDALMMGGNYRNILLEKSVN
- a CDS encoding protein kinase family protein; translated protein: MVLNLFNKDRIYRQGEKIKGYEIIEILGEGRFGICYQVSCCQKQFILKQLKPGMLKKSKGKVRFEEEILQELHHESIPQFIDKIEDAHFYGYVLEFKEGRTFEDIIYLDKKAFEKDEIYRIAGQLIELLKYLHSKGVVHRDIRVPNTLYNGENVNLVDFGLARWINDRKYKADMDFAFLGDFLLHLYYSSFDYENGKKRPWFDELELSDTERLFLKRLMGVEKRYCRIEEVETDFYKIIGCKP
- a CDS encoding demethoxyubiquinone hydroxylase family protein, which codes for MALLGNPFVANVPRQLTNEELAQALRVDMAGELEAIIGYEAHAMATNDDRVKKILYHIADEERKHVGELQQLLYIISPKDATQTEKGKQVVEQQQSQNFSTPIQ